GAATTGCCATAAAAGTGGGGTGCATTTCAGGCTCCGCGTTGGGATTTGGCCTTTTTGGATGGCCGCGAGAACATCGCCAGCATCCGGTCGGTTACGAGAAAGCCCCCAACCACGTTGAACAGGGCAAAGCCCAGGGATAGGGCACCCATGGCCAACAGCACCTGGTTGTTTTGGGCCTGGGCAATCAGGGTGATAGAAGCAAGCATCGTGATGCCGCTTATCGCATTGGCCCCCGACATCAGGGGGGTGTGCAGGGTAGGGGGCACCTTGCCAATCAGCTCAAGGCCCAACAGGCTCCCGAGCAACAGCACCCACAGGGCCTGGGTAAGGGAAGTCATGAAACCACCTCCTTAATGGTCGTAGAAACAATTTCTGGAAGGCGGCATGCGCCGCCATGGGTAAGCAGACATCCGGCCACGATTGGATCCTCCAGGTCAAGGGCAAAGGCCTCCGCGGCAGTGTCGGAAACGACGTGCTCCAGGAGGGCCGCCAGATTCCTGGCATAGAGCGCACTGGCGTGGTTGGCAACGCTGCTGGGCAGACCATCACCCCCCACCAGTTGCACTCCATTGCGATCAACCGTGGTGCCTGGTTGGGTGCAGGCGCAATTGCCCCCCTGGGCAACGGCCAAATCAACCACCACCGAACCTGGGCGCATGCCGTCGAGCATCGACTCATCGATCAATAGCGGTGCCCGACGCCCCGGCACCTGGGCCGTACAAATGACCATATCGGCCTGGGCCAGTTGCTCGGCAAGTTGCTGGCGCTGGGCAGCCAAAAAGGCCTCACTGGCAGCCTTGGCATAGCCACCGGACTCGGCGGGGGCCTCCTGCTGCTCCGGTGGTGCCAGGAAGCGACCCCCCAGGGATTCCACCTGCTCCTTGGCTGCCGCCCGCACATCGCTCACATAGACCACTGCCCCCAGGCGACGGGCCGTGGCCAGGGCCTGGAGCCCGGCGACGCCAGCACCCAGGATCAGGGCCCGGGCCGGCTGGATCGTGCCAGCAGCGGTCATCAACATCGGCATGTAGCGATCCAGGGCCGCCGCCGCCAGCAGCACCGCCTTGTAGCCGGCGATATTTGCTTGGGACGAGAGCACGTCCATGCTCTGGGCCCTGCTGATGCGGGGCAACAACTCCAGGGCGAAGGCTGAAACCCCACGGCTATTGAGGGTTTGCACCATCGGTTCGGCGCCATAGGGGGAAAGTAGGCCCGCCAGCAGGGCACCAGCCTTGAGCCGCCCGAGGGATTCAGCTGGCGGGGTGTTCACACAGAGCACCACATCGGTGGAGGCCCAGGCCCGCTCCGGCTCGCCGATCAATGCGGCCCCAGCGGCGGCGTAATCGGCGTCTGCGTAGCCAGCC
This genomic interval from Cyanobium sp. WAJ14-Wanaka contains the following:
- a CDS encoding NAD(P) transhydrogenase subunit alpha, coding for MTSLTQALWVLLLGSLLGLELIGKVPPTLHTPLMSGANAISGITMLASITLIAQAQNNQVLLAMGALSLGFALFNVVGGFLVTDRMLAMFSRPSKKAKSQRGA
- a CDS encoding NAD(P) transhydrogenase subunit alpha, with protein sequence MPDVFIPREERHGEKRVAATPETVKRLSTKGFTLHVEQGAGVGAGYADADYAAAGAALIGEPERAWASTDVVLCVNTPPAESLGRLKAGALLAGLLSPYGAEPMVQTLNSRGVSAFALELLPRISRAQSMDVLSSQANIAGYKAVLLAAAALDRYMPMLMTAAGTIQPARALILGAGVAGLQALATARRLGAVVYVSDVRAAAKEQVESLGGRFLAPPEQQEAPAESGGYAKAASEAFLAAQRQQLAEQLAQADMVICTAQVPGRRAPLLIDESMLDGMRPGSVVVDLAVAQGGNCACTQPGTTVDRNGVQLVGGDGLPSSVANHASALYARNLAALLEHVVSDTAAEAFALDLEDPIVAGCLLTHGGACRLPEIVSTTIKEVVS